Part of the Labrus bergylta chromosome 19, fLabBer1.1, whole genome shotgun sequence genome, CaaacaaaataatggaaaaaaaaattatgtgcatgtgtgaaataaCCTGTTACACATGGAGACAGGCAGCGTTATCAGTAAAACTTGAGTCTTCACCTGTTGTGATTGTAATATGGAAGTTATGaattattaataattcatgtatgCATACGATCAAATTGAATCCCACAGCAATAAAGTGAAGGTGACTGAGATCTCAGCACAAACACATTACTTTCTTCAACTTCCTCCCATTTAATTTCTACTGCAGGCCTCCATCACAAAGCTCCAACATAATGGTTTTGACTCAGCACAATAGTATTCAGCAGGTTCCCCCATAAACAAAGTATTCAACTCCAGGCTATAGAAACCACAAATCAGgttcaacaaaacaaatcaggtTTTTTTGAACATGTGGTTTAGCTCTATGTTTTCAGAGACGGTCGGGTTAGCGGATTCCTGCAGACTCCGTGCTATAGCGGTCTCCAGATGGTACCACACGCTGTCTCTCACAGATTGCATTTTAGCTCCGAGATCCTTCATAAATTCTGATgatatacccccccccccccccccacatcctCTCCCTTCTGAACTATACTAAATGATGATCATGGAGATTATGTATTGGTTAATTCCTGCCAGGTCTTTAGAAGAATGCCCATGCTGTGTGCTTAATACTCAGTGGAGGGATTATGCAGACCCCTACATGTGGTGTTGTGGCTGCATACCTCCAGTCAGACTAAACCCAATCTGTTACAGATTTGGACTAAAGAAGAGAGGTGCAGCAAACACAAGGGGGTTGGGCAGGGCGGTGCGGTGCTGTGTTCATGCTTTACAGTAAATTCCACTTCTTCTATATCATGAGGGATTAGAGTTAAACCTCCCTTTGGAGGTCGTATTTTTATCTGTGTGTATAAGGACGTATAAAAAGAATCTTGGCTTGTTTCAAGGCTATGtgctttaatattttttttccttctcaatactcctttttttattttccctttgtggTCGAAACAAACCCAATCCCCCTTACAGTTTCCCCTTGAATGTGGGTCcaattaaacacacatgtgGACTTTCATATTAAAGCTCATAAAAGGTAGAACTCCAGctatttacattacatttacataTGAAATGCTAAGTACCTTTACATGTGGGGTGTTAATATCTCTATCAGAATCAGATGACATCACTATTCATTATTCTCACCCCAGGCGTTTCGATGATAAAGTCTCACTTAGTCGGGCAGGACTTTTGATACACGTGAAATCATATTAATCTATGATTTCCTGCTGGAAAGGGCAAGAATATGCAGTTGTCTGTCAAGTCTGTTTTCGATTCAATATTGTGATTAGCCAATAGATGGCGTCCTTTGCCCTCATGCTGTGTGATGTTAACGAGACCTTAGGAGTATATAagtatttgttgtctttttctgtgtgaaGCTTTCACTTCTGGATAGAAACTTGAGTTTGATTTACTAGTTCCAATACACATACATCCAAACGTGAAACATATAAGAGACCATTTGGCAGTAAATACTTTTCTGTGGAGCTCAAACCTTGGCATGAATTGTCTAGTTTCACTTCATAATGGATGTCTAGATCAGCCAACATGTGTTAAAGTGTGTCTGCTGTTGTAGTAGTTATTTATAGCTATCAGTGACCTCAGAGCAGGAAGACATATATGGTTAAAGAAAAAGATCTCTGtaagaaaactgaaaacagaagACTGAAGCTGTACGGTAAACTGGGAAactattaacaaaaaaaaagcctgacaATAAAGATCCATACAAGTAGAATTTCCTTTGTCAAAGCTATCAGCAACCAACGTTCAGTGATATACGTGGTTAAAGGAAAAAGATCACTGTGAAAGAAACACTTAATGGTTTTGTTAACTAGGAACctaataacaaaacaaaggcagGTGATATATACTTTGAATATCAACTAAAGTCAAATATCCATCAAAGCAAATCTGTAGTTGAAGAACAAGACTTGGAAATGAGGCGATTTTTTTCCCGTTTTTCCAATTTTTAACAGCACACTTCAAAATCTGTGCCTGCCAACATCCCATAATGGAGAACAATTTGTGTGGAAAATGGGTCCAACTATTCACCACAGAAGAATTCTAACCATTACAAAAACTGCAGTGTGAAGAAGAGCCAGGAGGTGCTCTGCTATGTACTGCTGCCCCCTACTGATGAAATAGCAGTATTGAATGTTGCTCTGAGTGAGCAGAGCAGAAGCACAATTCAAACAGAAACGAggacaaaatgaaacagaaggtgtttattgtaatttaaacAATTTGCATTTATTCAGCTCATTTCCTAAATCCAGTTTTCTTTTGCAAACATTCTGCCAGCAGGTGAAGTTTACATGAATCTACTCTGTTAATCGTTTCATTACAAGCGTTGCTCATTAACTTACAATCAAgcgaggttaaaaaaaacaaaaaaaactactgtTTGCGAGAGGAAACAACCTTTTACTGACAGCCAACGAGTCAATGCTGTTATCAGTCAAACCACACACGTACTCATGCACGGAggaaagtaaacacacacacacactcaaacccacacacacagccagcaggCTCTTGTATTTGAAATACAAAGTAGCACAAACAGAGCTGCTGAAACTAGTGATTAGCTGTGCAGCAGAGGTATAATTGGAGCCTGTAATTACAGTATTGCCTCAATGTTCCTCTCTACCTCTAATTTACCGCATTTACATCCCAGAAAAACAATAACTTTGGTCGAGATCGTAACGCGTTAATCACAGAAAAGTGTTCACCAACAGCAAAGGAATCTGTGTTCTCATATAGAAAGATTTAAATAGTGGaggcctcttcttttttttttttctcacataatgttcatattttttaaaacttaagaGATGTAAAGCTTTAACATTAAGGACATGAAACGACAGAAAGCTTCTACATGAAAGACAACATTGTCTGGTGCTGAATCTACATTAGCTTTATAAATGTAAGCGATTTAGCCTGGCTACAAGTGCAAGCGTCAAAGATATAATTACATATAAAGTGCTGGATATACCAGGCACAAAGCAATAGATTCTGGCCAAACTGCatataacaaaaatataaaaaaacttAATTACATTGCATATTTGTTGCTAtagaaacattttcttgtacAAAGAAAATCGCTGAGATATCTAACTTTCGCTCTAGCTGAGTAAATACATCACAATTACCAATTACATTCCAAATTACCATATGAACTCCGATCAGTTGTTATTCAAATTAGAGGCCCGTGGTTGGATGGTTACCCTCCTTACCGGGGTCTGATCTGCGTTGCGATTGGCTACCAGCTCCTGTAGCTGTAGCGCCCCTCCACCGATAAAACAGAAAGCGGGACACACGGGGCCGGAGCAATCCACGTGACCTTCCCACAAAGGTCGCAGAGAGTGGGCGTCGTAAAAAGTGACCCGACCCTTCTCAAAGTCAAGGCACACGCCTAGCCTGGGCGGCAGCGGGTAGGTGACGCCTGTAGGCGAGGAGGGGCCGTTGCTGATGGGGTCTCTGACACCGTTGCCGtggttattgttgttgtggtggtaGCTGTGCTGGGGCAGGTAGATCTTCCCCATCCCCATAGTGAGGAAGCAGAAAGGTGGAGCAGAGTCCAGAGCATCTTCTGCTCCACTGTCATGGCCGCTGTCTGGATCATAgctagggagagaggacagtttgaaaaaaaaaagagcatgaaCACAGTTATAGATGAGTCATCTCCTTACTTAGCTTTCCTTATTTTAATGGATTAATTCTGAACCTTCAGTCAAGTAAAGCCACATTGTGAAATGAAAGTGTGAGATCTGACAActtatagatagatagatagatagatagatagatagagagatacttaattgatccagagggaaattcaaagcatccagtagcaggttacaaagacgtacatgacatgaaacatttgctacaaattaaccacaaagctggaccccccccccccatacatatatatattaacctgaagaacacccctagatgaatcaaacttaaactgtgcaattaaaaatagacttatacaagaaatgtacaaaacccgtgcagggataaaaatatatctgtaatttaaacaagaacctataaacaaaaacaaaaaatctgtaattaaacctgaatataaaaaataatttaaaaaaaaagtgttgaccttctgaagttgtgttgtttatatatgtacagcaatgtttaaaaagaagataattataaaaacagacattaaataacaggcagtgcaaataTTATAGACACCTGATTTGTGACCATGAACTCCAACTTAACACTACTTAACACGAAAATATATCCAACCACCCGTGCaccctttaaaataaatgtaaaatcaaaatgcaaaaaaccAGAGCAAATcaaatgtatatatttaaagAAAGTACATTTCCATTCAAATTAAGTGTAGAAATAGGGTTTAAACAAAAAGTATGTAAGTTTGCAGAGTACAGAAAGGCAAACTCTCAATAATGTACATGACTTCCTTGTGACTTTCCTCTACTAACACActgctatttattttatttttccaccAGTTGTTCAGTTACTCACCGTGGACTCGCCATGTCTTGTGGTAGGTGAAACCACTCCTGCAGTTTAGATTCCAAACCAACTCCAACctttaaaacaccaaaaaacacatcatttgtAATAAATTAGACATTCCTCATATAGAAAATCTTTACATGCATGTAGCCTAGTTGTTCAcagggtgctggtggcgcagtggttagtgagcgcgtcccatatatggaggctatagtcctcaacaCGGGCgccccaggttcaaatccaacttgtggctcctttccctactctctctctccctggtttctatCTTtagccactgtcctatctctccaataaaggcacaaaaagcccaaaaataaatctttaaaaagcctagttgtttacatgttttccTGTTTACTTATTTTGAGTGAAGCAAAGACATGAGAATTAGTATATGGGATGCTCCCGTCTGTTTTTGTATATAACCCAAGGAATAATAAATAATTAGGACAGAAGTCTTACATCTGTAATAATTTAGTCTAAAGACCAAGTCAAAACCAAACCTACCAAGTCCAATAAAATAGATCGATAGATATCGACTGTACAATTCTGGAAAGATCACACccttgtacctttttttttaatgttacaaCTGGACATCATACTGCAGGCACTGACAGAATGTATTAGTCAGCACATAAGAAATATAACAAGAATGTTCTCACCTTCACAAGGTAAGAGCCTGGCTCCACCGAGCATGCCCAGTAGTGCCTTCCTTGTGTAATAGCCACATCCCCTACAAGGAGGTCTGAGGTCAGGTGACAGGAAGTGAGGGCGTGGTCGGCGGCCTGCAGCAAAGAGAGACCGGGCACGCTACGAGCACAGCGCTGCTCTTTACTGACCACCAGCCGGTCTGCGTGGAGACCCCAGCGAGAGTCCAAGTAGAAGTTTAACActgtgaggagaagagaagagaacagcagagaaagggggaaggagaagaagcagaTGTGAGGGGAGACAAAGAGACGGGGCGCATTCAAAGAAGATATATATTAGGGTTTTCAGAAGCGAAAAGGAGAAGTTTGGGAGGCAGCAGTTTTACAGTCAGAAAGCATCGGGGACGAGAGAAACGAGGAGAATACAAATAGAGAGGAGAGACTAGGGAGAACAGAGAGCTGGCATGCACTTCCTCCCACCAGCACTGGCATAAAGTAAGGGACACCGATCCATAAACTGATGACTCAGGGATAAAAATACAGAAGGTATCACAAAGAAGCTCTGTCTGTGGGgaatgcagatttttttttccaaaggaAGTTCATTTTACAGGGAgaacagtacagtacagtacgtaagagcaggaaaaaaaaagcctacatGGACACAAGGAATCCACCAATCACTGAACTGGAACATTTAAAGCCCTGGATCAGAGTCCGATCCATGTTGTTAAGCCTCACGTCTTAACAAATGCAAACCTCATCATCACTCGGACAGATCTCATTAAAGAGTGGGAGGCAGAGGAGTCATGGGTGTCTAGATGTGAGGTGGAAAGAACAGCAGATGCATGGGGATGaccacaaaagaaaaagagattaGTATGTACTATGGAGGCACAGAGAGGTGATCAAGACTTATGAATGCACGTCTTACGTTCTGCAGGAGGCATGGAGGTTGGCAGCGTTGAAGTAGCGCAGAAGAGGATGACAAGTACAAAGCTGTGAAATGGGAATAAAAGATGAGAGATAGATGCAGAATTAAAGGGGAcgaatgtgaatgtgtgttaaaagtggaagaagagatgaaataatttagaaaaagaagatgggtatgggaaaaaaaggaacaaagaatgAATTATTAAGTGCTTACAATGGCAACCATCCTAATGCTTGAATTGTGTCTAATAAAGAAAATAGAAGGTGTGAGGAGATGAATGGTCAGCAGCCTGCTGTATTATTAAGTAGCTGTCATACGCATAACACTGATAGTAGTGGCTATTAATCATTAACCAAAGTAGAACAATACCAgaagacatttctttttgtaGCTCGAGGACAAACCTTTAAGATTTTCTTTTGCAgcacagaaaatgtttgtatgACTTTCCTGCATGTAGAGTCTGATTTTCATAGTTTTGTCATCTGTTCTGACTGTAACCACGGTGATAACGGAGATCTTGGAATATAATAGGTCTAGGTATAGTTTACAAAATGACAAAACTAGTTCAATTACCATTGTTTGATGTCCATCACATGAATAAAAGCATTTCATTGTATGAATTGAAACCAACACACCTTATTCAAATAATTTTTTTATGGATACATTTTGACACATCTCATGTTAAACGTggacaagaagaagaattgtacttctgtttttaatcaaaacCTTTTCATATAGCTGATCATGCTCTTCTCATTGGGCTCTCTGTAATATTGGGTTTAACTCcttttgcatgaaaatgtttccagtATTACTTGTCTGATACATGTGTCAAGGCTGTAAATATCAACTCAGAGTTTTTGacataaacaaaatgtgttCCGCAAGGATCAGTTCTGGGCCTTGGTAGTATTTAGATTATTCATCCACACTGAATAGTCATCACAGTGTATGAATATTTGGGTATTTGGCTTGGTGAAtcatttacattacattacttaacaaaggaaatattcagatttaacaaaaataaatgacgAAATTATTTACAACACACTGTTACGTGACTGACACATTCATCTTAGACAAATAGACACATTGATTCTGAACCAGCTCCCCTCAGTATGcctttttggtttcttttatcCGTACATTTTTCTGTACAACGAGGGCAACCTCCTTTATTGAGTCTAAAATAAAGGAAATTGAAAGATGTGTGAATAAGATTTATAAAAGATTTAACTGAGTTGTGAGCGTAACCCAACAATTGGGGATTATCCCTGAGACAAAGTAAAGGTTTATTAAAGGATTATTTACCACCccttgtgtctcacctggtgcaGGTGGGGTGTGCAGGTACACCTCCTCACTATACTCCCCGTAGCCCGCCTTGTTGCAGCCTCTCACCCGCAGCACATACACGCTGTCCATCTCcagcctgtcaatcacagcgcTGCTCCCAGTCACTTCATCCATGCGCTGCCAGCCCCAGCGGGCGGCCGACAATCCTCCTCTAATGCCGCCTCTAGACGCACCTCCTGGTACCACACCGCGACGGCGGTACTCGACAGAGAAGTGCCAGGCAGGGGCGGACTCTGGGGGCAGTCGCCAGCACAGGAAGAGCTGGTCGTAGGCCAGGGTACGCTGGGTATCGATCACTGGAGCCTGGggagctgtgattggtttatAAGTATTAGGCAACgctagaagttaaaaataattgtACTGCCAATTGTACTGAGGAGTTCATTGTAGCTTTACTTCTTTTTATCATATAAACATTCTTTAAAATAGGTTAATATAGCTACAAGAGCGTCAAGAGTGAGACCAATGCAGCAATGCAATAAACCTGAATTGTAATCTTTTGTATTCTAACTattggccagcagggggcgactgcATCAGTCAGTCAGAGAGCCTGATCACATAGAAATGGTGGAGAAAGTGACCCTACGTCTTAGTGGGGTCACTAACTAAGTAAACACTTAGTTACACTTAAAATTATTTCAGTTTTGTCAATCAGTGGATTTTGATCAGCACATCAGGCAGTAATATTGAAAATGAAGGCTCCATTTAGAGTAAAATTGATAATAAAGCAGGTTCTGCTAAGGTCATGGCTGCCTGTGACTGACAAGTTGCTGTGTTAACAGCCTGTTTAACTGGATAGAGGCAGAGATGAATCTGTCCTGTTGTTCAGATATTGCTAGGTGTTGCCCTAAAAACACAAGATGGTAACAGCTGTCATGTTGGTTATTGTCTACTTAAATTACAGCATATTGTATAACGGAGATTAGACAGTCATCAAAAAGCTCATATCTTCTTGTCCCTTtacttcttcttgttttttttatcatgttttcttACCCACCACCACCCATCCCACCATTTTCCTCTCTCACCCTGGATGAAGTTCAAATCTGTCAGGAGTTTGAGTTCTTTGGAGACGTCCAGCTGGAAGTGTCTGAAGGATGGATCAGCAGCCAGAGTGAAATGCTG contains:
- the trim46b gene encoding tripartite motif-containing 46b isoform X3, with the translated sequence MKSLERELHCSVCKDIVKQPVVLPCQHSVCLMCASEVLVANGYPPPDLPPEPNSPASTPNMRSPRQARRPTPKHEQRPIDRVLRAGPHPPSPSMPRSPGYGSYPGRRRKEGPPLVMLFPCVPCGRDVELGEKGLTDCLRNLTLERIVERYRHTVSLGSVAVMCQFCKPPQALEATKGCADCRSNFCNECFKLYHPWGTPRAQHEHILPTLNFRPKVLTCPEHDQEKLQFYCRSCQRLLCPLCKLRRVHTGHKVLPVAQAYQALKEKITKEMNYILSNQDTVLGQITQLESSITQTEVNSVSAREQLAQSIRDLTAALAERHASLTQALEAARQKRGEALAAQVAERRGLMEHAGLMAFTQELLKETDQPCFVQAARQTHNRLSKGIENLQHFTLAADPSFRHFQLDVSKELKLLTDLNFIQAPQAPVIDTQRTLAYDQLFLCWRLPPESAPAWHFSVEYRRRGVVPGGASRGGIRGGLSAARWGWQRMDEVTGSSAVIDRLEMDSVYVLRVRGCNKAGYGEYSEEVYLHTPPAPVLNFYLDSRWGLHADRLVVSKEQRCARSVPGLSLLQAADHALTSCHLTSDLLVGDVAITQGRHYWACSVEPGSYLVKVGVGLESKLQEWFHLPQDMASPRYDPDSGHDSGAEDALDSAPPFCFLTMGMGKIYLPQHSYHHNNNNHGNGVRDPISNGPSSPTGVTYPLPPRLGVCLDFEKGRVTFYDAHSLRPLWEGHVDCSGPVCPAFCFIGGGALQLQELVANRNADQTPVRRVTIQPRASNLNNN